CATCCGTTCCTCAAAGCGGTGCAGTTATGAGAGATGGGGCCCTGGGGAATCGGCACGGTGATCGCGGTCTCTAGTTTCACCCGTAAAGTTTTCAATTCTACCCTAGTTTCCGTATCCTCAAACAAGATGTTTACACTCTCAGGCTGCCAACTTATCTCTCTTCATCTCAGGCGCCGTGAGCTGTGTGCACTGGAgtttctattcatataatgttTTAGGATTAACACATTGACACTGAATGTATTATTGGGAGTTAAAAGCACCTGGAAGAGGTTACACAGGTGGCATATATTTAATTGTGAAAGTTTAATTCATGTTGCAATACCATTCCTGTCTTTTAATGTCTTATTTATTGGTGGTATTCATTTTGTGCTTTGGCAATTGCATGTTTCCCTGGGtattaaaataaacacagacGACAACAACATTCTACACACACCCCgtaacacacaccctgtaacacagaccccgtaacacacacacacacacacacaccctgtaacacacaccccgtaacacaaacacacacaccctgtaacacagaCCCCGTAACACAGACCCTGTAACACAGACCCCGTAACACACACCCCGTAACACAGACCCCGTAACACAGACCCTGTAACACAGACCCCGTAACACACACCCAGTAACAGACCCCGTAACACAGACCCCGTAACACAGACCACAACAACATTCTACACATTCTGCTCATTTCAATGCATTCATTTCTCTTAAAGTATATTCATGAATATGAATGCGAGTTTTGTACCAAGATAAGACAATTTACAAAGTATAAAGAGGGGGccaaagaaaaagagaaaaagcttTTGCTAAAACCCAGAGACTGGAACACTGCCTGCACCTTTGAAATCGGATAAAAAGGTTTTATTGCACCTGAACATTGCCTTCCTACTATAAGGACTTAAAGcagtttatttatatagttAATATCCAGTGCCTTGGATAAAGTATCTGTCCCAGGTCTATGATAAGGTTCTGTTCCAATGCATGATTGATCAACtgaacacccctcccccctgcagCCATCGAGAGCAATACTGAAATTTAACACGTTtaaatctgtgtctgtctggctCGTGAGTCAGCGGCCAACCTTTGGCACAGATGAAGTTGTCATTTCGTAAGAAAAGCAAAAGATCTGCCCCACATCACTTCACAAACCCAGctttccacagacacacacatcataccgCCCTCTCTTTCGGTCCGATCTACCCACAACGCAGTCTCTCACACGTCAATCTCAGCACTGCGAACACATAATCCAGGTAAGAGGaacaacacacactgactgtgatattatttcacattttagacttattttacattaatcaaggaaaaataGCAGCATTTTGTACAGAAAGTGACAACATAATGTGTAAAGCTCTTAAAAGTCTTAAAAACATGAAGCTCAGAAGATCATAGgattataataacaatatttcCCCTGATACACTatgcaaaaatggtttttgtacttaaaaaatgaattctTAATAACTATATTCTCCCAACACATTAGATCATTTTAAGTCAATTGTAATTGTGTGTccacagaaaatataaattgtgttgcaaaataccaaaaataacaacaacaaaaaaagaacatactTTTAGACTATTGTGTTGGATGAAATTTCAAATCAAACTTAAGTGAAGGGGTTCATaaactttgttgtatgttgctctggataagaacgtcagTATATCTTATGTATTTCTGAATGAGGGGGGTTCCAGAGGTAGAACTCATTCCACGGCTTTTGAAACACCACCCAACaaatcactgagcactgagaTTAAGCTGCCAGATTCACGCAATTTCACCATTACGATTTTTcctgtgcgtttctgtgtgcaatcccatgtgttcctgtgtgtgttcccgcgtgtttttgtgtgtgtttttgtgctcaGAGTTATTCGCTCTCCTCCCCCAGCGTATGCCACTGGCTCCAGTCGGTGCTCCGAACGCCGCGGGATGAACCGGACCCAGAATATCACTCAGCTGGACAATGACACGCTGGCGATGCTCCAGGACCGGTCGGCCAGCCAAGCGCTGTCCGTGGtgtacatcatcatcatcctcatcaacGTCCCGGGAAACGGCATCTCCCTGTGGCTGCTCTGGTTCCGCACACACCCCAAAAGCCCCTCCATCATCTTCATGATCAACCTGACCCTGACCGACCTGGCCGTGGGCCTGGCGCTGCCTCTGCAGATCATCTACCAGCTGCGCGGCTACGACTGGCCCTACGGCTCGGGCCTCTGCAGCTTCATGACCGTGCTCTTCTACGCCAACATGTACTGCTCCATCCTCACCATGATGGCCATCAGCGTGGACCGCTACCTGGGCATCGTGCGGCCCATGCAGTTCCGGGAGCTGAAGCGCCGCAGGGAGTGCGCCGTGCTGGGCTGCGTGGTCATGTGGGGCATCGTGCTCGCCGCCCTGTCCCCGCTCCAGAGCACCGACCTCACCTACCGGGTGCGGGAGCTCAACATCACCACCTGCTTCGACGTCCTGAAGAAGGACATGCTGCCCACCGTCAGCCACTGGGCCGTCTTCATCTTCACCCTCTCCGGCGTCCTCTTCCTCGTCCCCTTCATCACCACGGTGGTCTGCTACGTCAGCATCATCCACAAGCTGGTCCGGACCAGCAGGAGCAACCAGAAGGCGAGGGCGCTGCGCCTGGCGTTCTGCGTGCTGTCGGTGTTCGTGGTCTGCTTCACGCCCAACAACGTCCTGCTGCTGGCGCACGCGGTGCGAAGGCTGTTCTACGGGGACTCGCTCTACATGGCCTACAAGCTGTCGCTGTCGCTCAGCTGCGTCAACAGCTGCCTGGACCCCTTCATCTACTACTTCGCCTCCAAGGAGTTCCGGCGCAAGCTGCGGTCCGTGCTGGGCCTGGCGGCGCTGAGCAGCGCGGACTGGACCAGGACGGAGCCGAACCGCGAGAGCCACTTCTCCGGCCACTCCGCCAACCAGGGCCTGGCCGGCGCCGAGGAGCTGCAGGAGCCGCTCGGGCCCAACCGCTCCGAGGGACCCGGGTAAGAGCCCGACTCCGCCCATCGCCGAGTCTGCGCGCTCAGCAGAACGTGCAGAAACGCTCACGAACGCCGCCAGGTCCCGTTACGGACAGCGCCCGCTCCGCTGAGCCATCGTCAGTCCAGGCCAGAAACCAGACGTTCAGGATGCATCTATTTCTGTCATCCAATCATTCGTGTACATCCTGAGAATCCATATGAAAATTCATACAGTCACTTGAGCTTGCCAGAGGATTACAGTATTATCACACCTGGGGAAATTCATTCAGACTTTTCAAAGAAAGAATGCACTGAAATGTATGAGATTTGCATAACAAGAAGGAAGATTTGTGACAGTAATTTTATCCTGGCAGTGGGGATGTGAGTATAActtcttttaaattcatttaacATGTCCCCGCCTTTGTCTATTTTTGCTTTATTCcaatttattaaacttattttttttttttattaaactttTTCCCGCAATGGGTCAATACTTGAACATAATACTTAAGCAATTAAGTTTCACAAATGTaattttcgttttttttaatttttattaattcgTCATATTAAGGCGTCATATATATGTATGTCATACATGGATATCATTATGAAACggatggaaatggaaatggaaactgCAGTGTTCGAGAgctcacaaaaaaacattcttagCTTGTAAATCATGTGCGCTTTTCTTTCAGAACTGAATGTCTCATATGCACTTGACAAAGTATATTTAATTAAGATTTTATAACATTATGTTCGATTTGTGCCAATTGTGTGATATGTggtccttttttgttttaataaagcTTGAATGCAGTGACTattctctgatgtctctcaccTTGAGTAATATGTGGCCTTGGCTTACATCAACCTTATTTAGTGGACTTCAAGTACATGATGGTAGTTTAACAATGTTATATAGTGGACTTAACATATATGATGGTAGTTTAACAATGTTATGTAGTGGACTTAACTTATATCATGGTAGTTTAACAATGTTATGTAGTGGACTTAAAGTACATTAAAGGACTTAAAGTGCTGAAAGTCACAGAACTTCAGTGGGAGAAACAACAGAACCCTGTGCACACAGCTTTTGTCGCTGAAATGACggagaaaattatttttattctcatcTCATTTCCTCACTGCTCTGGTAAAGGGATGAGCTTTCTCTGCCCTCGTTATCACCCCCAGTTCAGACAGACCCCGGGCACCTTTCATGTCTGTACAGCAAACGATCATATGCTTCACCtctgtcatttgtttttttgggggtttttttgggggggggcggcTTTTCTACACATCTGTCATTTCTAGTCAGCAGGATTTAGGCCACCCTGTTCAGGGAGCACAGAAACAGGAAACCAGAGGAGGCAAGGTGGCGAGTTATATTCAGTTTGAACCGACCAGAATTATGTTTATCATTCCAGTACAATCAAAGAGCTTTCTTCTGAGTAGAATGATTTTGTTCatacgtttttctttttgtaaaaaTCTAGCAAGATTataacactcagtgagcactttattagactcatttttttagacttctacagcagtagcctatccacttagagttatgatgtgttgtgtgtttagagatgctcttctgcaaaccactgttgtaatgtgtgtttatttgcattactgtcaatttcctgtcagctttgaccagtctggccattctcctctgacgtctcattaacaatgcgtttctgtctgcagaactgctgctcacaggattttttgcaccattttttgcaaactctcgagactagtgtttgtgagtatcccaggagataagcagtttctgagatactcaaaccaccctgtctgccaccaaaaatcattccacagtcaaagtcacttagatcacattttttccccattctgatggttgttgTGAACAATTACTggcaggtgtaataaagtaaaaatgtaacacacatacatgtatgtcAGATTATAGTAAGGTCTGACAAATATCTCATGGCAAATCTAAAAGGCACAGATAAGGGCTATGGTTTGTGGTGAGAAATGTGTTAGACagaattcatttacatttttatttgctgaTAAAAAATTGAGAACGTGTCCGTCTGTACCCAAATAGTGGTCTTGATATTACGATGTCAATATTTGTACCGAAATGATAGCCTTAATAGTGCTTCAACCCCAAGTAATAACAAACGAGGacaccattgcatctcaaattaatttatattttgcatATCAAACACAGAAGGATTTTtgcatatgttcattgtttcaAAGCAAGTacttattttggaaaaaatgtgttcactGTTAAAGTACTCATAGGTATACCATAAATCTGAGGAAAACTACAAGTCTTCTATATGATTCATAGGTTgtagcatacagtatatgcaacatTCTCCATTAAGATTTAATGGATACTTTCTGATATGAAAGTTCGGTATTTCTTAACTGCTTCACGAAAAACATGTCGAACAAGAATGCACTTCACACGCAAACTGACATTTCTCTAATTTTCTCGATGACAGATGCGTGAAGATTGTGTGACCTCAGTGAGGTGTGAATACCGACACTTTAACAACctgaaaacaggaaacaggatgGAGGGCGCAGTATCAGTGCCAACAGTCATGAATACTGCAGAAGATGCATTTCATCTTTTCACTTTATGAACAAAGCTGTCAACAATAGTGCAAAAGATGTATTATTCTGATCATCCAAGTCACAGCATAATACTACAGAAGGTAATAAAAGTGCTGTGTGCTTTGCACAAGTCAGATATGCATGCACTGCTCACTGCTTAAACAAAACTTTCAAATATAGAGCTCTTGTCATTGAGTTTCTTCATGGGTGTTGCACCAATATTTCCAGCCAAGATCTTACCAATCTTATCCAAGCTTTTGGTAAGACACAAACATAACTATTTTACTGAATTTTCAAACTCATGTGATTTAATTTATGGTAAACAGGCGGATTCCAGACCTTCCATTCATGCCAAGCTGCTCTGATGCAGCTAATAGACTGTTGGAGCAGTCATGTTAGGCTAAAAACCTGATTGGTGTGATTTTATTGGACCTGAGAAAGGCTTTGAAAAGCTTAAGTTACATGGAGCCCAGGGCAATGCCCTTGACTCCTACTGTGACCATCTAAATGGACAAAGTCAGATGGTGAATTTTAATGGTTTCTGTCAGAAAGAAACTGAGGCAGTATCTGAACCCTTGTACCGTAAGCTTTAATGGTTTCCGCTTGCTTATCGGTATAAGTTGAAAGTGCGCATTTGAATGTATAAAGCTATCCATCAAATGACTCTGTGTTATATGAGTTATCTAGTGAAGTATTATAATCTGTTCACACAAATGTCTTAAAGATCTGTGTCAATGAAAGTTTTAAACATTCCTTTTATTTGTTCTAAAATGTATAAACGTGCTTTCAGTATTAATGGGCCAATGCTTTATAATGACCTTCCTATCCATGTTAGATACCCTAAATCAAACCATTTTTAAGACTTATTTTATGAATTGCAACTCTCTACTATGTAGTCACTGTGCAAATGTATCTAGTTATGTActtcttcttttgtttcttctttttgtgtatttttgttcacCACTCGACCATCAAAAAAAGAGGTTGgtctcttttcattttaatttcttgaCCTATGATGTTATTGAGTTGAAATGaagtatataataaataataataataataataataataatatatcctTTAGCATTTTGTTAGCACTTACAGAATACATATTCGAGATTTGAGGGGAATATCAAtgtaataaactgcaatactgATTTGTATATTGACTATATTGAAAAAGTGTACGGACATACATTGGCAGAAATCTGTGCGAGAGAAGAATTGTAAATCAGGGCAGGAAGGAGATGGCACCAAAGCGAGCACATCCTGTGGTTTTGAGACATAATGACTAATCTGAGGCACCGCTCAGATGCAGACTCAGCTACCTGCAAAGCCACCCAACATCTGCCATCTCACGACACACGTAAATGCGCTGCATGGTAAAGACCAGAACATCACACGGGTGGAAGCTATCAATGCAACTGCTGAATTGCTGTGGCCCCCAGTTTATTGAAGGTAGTGCAAAACCATGTCAGATAAAGAGGAACCCAGCACCCCCTTGCGGCTCTCTAGggccagggttggggaccccagcacaccctgtggctctccaggaccaggagtgaggaccccagcacaccctgcggctctctaggaccagggttgccaaccccCGACTTAGTAGAGCAAACAGAACCTACTTGGTCAATAGTGATGAGAATAATCTGACCGAAATTATaccaaataaaacataatgtaaGTTTGTCATGAGGAACAATATACATTTCACATGGTTTAGTTGCAAACTGTCAATCACGTTTTGTTAACATTAGTAGACATTTTCCTCGAGGACTGAAAGCTACTCCCCTGCTATTTCGGTTTAAACCCGAGTGCACATTTATATCTTGTTATATTCTCCACCATCTTCGCTCGAGCTTTAATTCCTTTCGCACGCTGTCCTTAATGCGCACGcgcagagagtgtgtgagaaggaAGGAAGAAGGAAGGAAGACTTTCTCGTAGGTCACTTCGTGAGCAAGTATGCTTTTACCATGTGTAACACTGCAATAGTGCACTAACTTGAAGTTCAAATGTAGCTCGCATCATTTGTATTTGCCAGTTCTCTATTTACCCAGACATGGCTTGAATAAGTTCGTGGTTAAGTAAGAAAGTATGGTCAGAGACAGCGATGTCGGTATTTCTtgattacacatttattttagacttttcaaaatatttgttttgttggatCCCTGTTAACTGCTTTCTTCTTCGCATAATCACATATGATTTAAGTACGCTTGCTTTGCTACATACCCCAGTAATGTCGTATTAAGAGCATACTCTGTCAGGCTCAATGCATGATTTGAAATTAAGATATAGGCTATATTGTAATGGCTCACTTGGAAAGTTTTGAAAATACTTTGGAAATACGCGTTGGAAACTTCTCGGGAACTATCTCGCTTGAGTAACATCAAATTACCAAATTATATCACTGCCATGGATGTTTTGTAAAATAAGATTGATTTTTGATATCTGCAACTTTTTTAACTGACCTTTTTGCTGTGTCGTGTTCTCTTTAAATCCAGAAACGAACGATCGCTCTTTGAGCGTGAGTCTAATGCATAATCTATCTTAAAATGACCCACTCACCCTATCAAAGAGTGGACTCCATTATCTGTCCAAATCAAACAGACCAGTCCCTGCGACCATGTGTACATGCCACGGGGATGAATAAACCCACCTACCGGCTCCATGGATCCCTCCGGCACCTGCAAACTGGtgcatgaagccagttcatggaggccGCCATGTTTGACACGGGCGCATGCGCGCTTAGGGCTGTTTTAGCATCAGAGCATGCTGGGTACttacaggtacaataggtaacttctaacggtcaaaaACAATTAGAAACAACAAACGCCTTGTAACCACAACACTGTGTATCATCCTCCCCTACTCTGCGAACGCGCTGACGGctcgtcaactgtatatttagaaACCCAAATTGAAGGACTATAAGGGTGAGTCATGTCAGTGATTCTTTTTCTGTGATAGGAAgcgatttacaatggtcttataacaatgttttaacacaaaacatcTTACCCATTGTACCAGGGCTGGTGCGGGGAGTCTCGGGGTGACTAGGCTGACACTAATCAGAAAGACATTTAGAACGCTATTAAACTagttttaaaatagtttatattCATAGTGATAGTCATATGCCATTTATCGTCatgtatttatcatttatttattgggaTGTTTTAGAACACGAAAGGCTTCTTAACGTTACCATTATGTTAGCTAAATGTAACGTTTTTGTTGCATGATAGAAACAGTCATCGAGAGCAGCATTGT
This region of Conger conger chromosome 17, fConCon1.1, whole genome shotgun sequence genomic DNA includes:
- the LOC133116351 gene encoding P2Y purinoceptor 8-like, whose protein sequence is MNRTQNITQLDNDTLAMLQDRSASQALSVVYIIIILINVPGNGISLWLLWFRTHPKSPSIIFMINLTLTDLAVGLALPLQIIYQLRGYDWPYGSGLCSFMTVLFYANMYCSILTMMAISVDRYLGIVRPMQFRELKRRRECAVLGCVVMWGIVLAALSPLQSTDLTYRVRELNITTCFDVLKKDMLPTVSHWAVFIFTLSGVLFLVPFITTVVCYVSIIHKLVRTSRSNQKARALRLAFCVLSVFVVCFTPNNVLLLAHAVRRLFYGDSLYMAYKLSLSLSCVNSCLDPFIYYFASKEFRRKLRSVLGLAALSSADWTRTEPNRESHFSGHSANQGLAGAEELQEPLGPNRSEGPG